Proteins encoded in a region of the Deltaproteobacteria bacterium GWC2_65_14 genome:
- a CDS encoding UDP-3-O-(3-hydroxymyristoyl)glucosamine N-acyltransferase, producing MGNEFRLSELAERIGARLAGEGDAVVHGIAPIEEAGPGEVTFLANPKYARFVLGTKATAVIAKATVEGAQASFLLADNPYLAFARAVEVFHPPERLPEGVSPLASMHPSARIGAGATVSPFVVVEERVSIGDRTVVYPGVYLGKGVVVGEDCLLYPNVVLYHGVRIGSRVILHAGCVIGSDGFGFAPTAEGYRKIPQVGTVEIGDDVEIGANTTIDRAALGVTRVSRGTKLDNLVQVGHNVVIGEDTVIAAQAGISGSCRIGRRVMIGGQAGLAGHLEIGDGVMLGAKSGVPASLDASESRAWSGIPAMPHPVWLRLGKLLPKLPELFRRVRRLEESGKTKSEE from the coding sequence GTGGGAAATGAGTTCCGGCTTTCGGAGCTGGCGGAACGGATCGGGGCGCGCCTCGCGGGGGAGGGCGACGCGGTCGTCCACGGGATCGCCCCCATCGAGGAGGCGGGACCCGGGGAAGTGACCTTTCTCGCGAACCCGAAGTACGCAAGGTTCGTCCTCGGGACGAAGGCGACTGCGGTCATCGCGAAGGCGACGGTCGAGGGAGCGCAGGCCAGCTTTCTGCTGGCCGACAACCCGTACCTTGCGTTCGCCCGGGCGGTCGAGGTTTTTCACCCGCCCGAGAGATTGCCGGAAGGGGTTTCCCCGCTGGCGTCGATGCACCCTTCGGCGCGGATCGGGGCCGGGGCGACCGTCTCCCCCTTCGTGGTGGTCGAGGAGAGGGTCTCGATCGGGGACCGCACCGTCGTCTACCCGGGCGTGTACCTGGGGAAGGGGGTCGTGGTGGGAGAGGACTGCCTCCTGTATCCCAACGTGGTGCTGTACCACGGGGTCCGGATCGGCTCGCGGGTGATCCTGCATGCGGGGTGCGTGATCGGAAGCGACGGTTTCGGATTCGCCCCGACCGCGGAGGGATACCGGAAGATCCCCCAGGTGGGAACGGTGGAGATCGGGGACGACGTGGAGATCGGGGCGAACACGACGATCGACCGGGCGGCGCTCGGCGTCACGCGGGTGTCCCGGGGGACCAAGCTGGACAACCTGGTTCAGGTGGGGCACAACGTGGTGATCGGGGAAGACACGGTGATCGCCGCCCAGGCGGGAATCTCCGGAAGTTGCAGGATCGGGCGACGGGTGATGATCGGGGGGCAGGCGGGGCTCGCCGGGCACCTCGAGATCGGCGACGGCGTCATGCTGGGGGCGAAAAGCGGAGTGCCGGCCTCCCTGGACGCCTCGGAATCCAGGGCCTGGTCCGGGATTCCCGCGATGCCTCACCCGGTATGGCTTCGCCTGGGGAAACTGTTGCCGAAGCTGCCGGAGCTGTTCCGGCGGGTCCGGCGGCTCGAAGAATCCGGAAAGACGAAATCGGAGGAGTGA
- a CDS encoding 3-hydroxyacyl-[acyl-carrier-protein] dehydratase FabZ, giving the protein MFDIREIMSVLPHRYPFLFLDRIVEWDPGKRIVGIKNVTIDEPFFQGHFPGTPIMPGVLIVEAMAQAGGFLALKAERDGKKIAYFAGIDNCKFRRPVVPGDQLRLEATVMARKGPVWKMHGEATVNGVLVAKADMTATTQSSEEQQEEEGGQ; this is encoded by the coding sequence ATGTTCGATATCCGGGAGATCATGAGCGTTCTGCCGCACCGGTACCCGTTCCTGTTCCTGGACCGGATCGTGGAGTGGGATCCGGGCAAACGGATCGTCGGGATCAAGAACGTGACGATCGACGAGCCCTTCTTCCAGGGGCATTTCCCCGGAACTCCGATCATGCCGGGGGTCCTGATCGTCGAGGCGATGGCGCAGGCGGGGGGGTTCCTGGCACTGAAGGCCGAGCGGGACGGGAAAAAGATCGCCTACTTCGCCGGGATCGACAACTGCAAATTCCGCCGTCCCGTCGTCCCCGGGGACCAGCTTCGGCTCGAGGCGACGGTGATGGCCCGGAAAGGGCCGGTATGGAAAATGCACGGGGAAGCCACGGTGAACGGGGTTCTCGTCGCAAAGGCCGACATGACGGCGACCACCCAGTCGTCCGAGGAGCAGCAGGAAGAGGAAGGTGGACAATGA
- a CDS encoding acyl-[acyl-carrier-protein]--UDP-N-acetylglucosamine O-acyltransferase: protein MIHPTAIIDPEAQIGADVLVGPYAVIGPKVTVGDGCSIGGHAMIESHVRIGKGTRISSHASIGAPPQDLKFRGEDTWVEIGEGCTIREYVTVNRGTSQGGGVTRVGKGVLLMAYCHVAHDCHLWDRVILANAATLGGHVEVGTGAIIGGLVGVHQFVRIGTYSIVGALSGVPLDIPPYVTAVVARGGKGTGLYGLNLIGLKRNRFSPETIAALKKAYRILFRSGLTAKEALARVEAECGPFPETRHLVEFIRSSKRGIQR, encoded by the coding sequence ATGATCCATCCGACGGCGATCATCGATCCGGAGGCGCAGATCGGCGCCGATGTCCTGGTGGGCCCCTACGCGGTGATCGGTCCGAAGGTGACGGTCGGGGACGGGTGCTCGATCGGCGGGCATGCCATGATCGAGTCCCACGTGCGGATCGGAAAGGGGACCCGGATCAGCTCCCACGCTTCCATCGGGGCGCCTCCCCAGGACCTCAAGTTCCGGGGGGAGGACACCTGGGTCGAGATCGGCGAGGGGTGCACCATCCGGGAGTATGTCACCGTGAATCGGGGGACCTCGCAGGGAGGTGGGGTGACTCGTGTGGGGAAGGGCGTTCTGCTGATGGCCTATTGCCATGTGGCGCACGACTGCCACCTATGGGACCGGGTGATCCTGGCCAACGCCGCCACGCTGGGGGGGCATGTCGAGGTGGGAACCGGCGCCATCATCGGCGGGCTCGTCGGGGTCCACCAGTTCGTCCGGATCGGCACCTACTCGATCGTCGGTGCCCTTTCCGGGGTCCCGCTCGACATCCCTCCCTATGTCACGGCGGTGGTGGCGCGGGGAGGGAAGGGAACGGGGCTTTACGGATTGAACCTCATCGGGCTGAAGCGGAACCGCTTCTCCCCGGAAACGATCGCGGCGCTGAAGAAGGCCTACCGGATCCTGTTCCGGTCGGGGCTGACGGCGAAGGAGGCGCTGGCAAGGGTGGAGGCCGAGTGCGGGCCCTTCCCGGAGACGAGACACCTCGTGGAATTCATCCGTTCCAGCAAGCGCGGGATCCAGAGATAG
- a CDS encoding lipid-A-disaccharide synthase, with protein sequence MTRARKTLFLVCGEPSGETYAVRVVREFRKRFPGAPVEGIGSSRLASEGVRLLLDYRGISVVGLTEVIRHLPAVVGALRSAVRRATRSDVGAVLLVDFPEFNFRVGKRAHRAGIPVIYYIPPQLWAWRPGRARELAQFTRGIVVPFPFEEEILRSAGANVRFAGHPILWELSPYLDAVPDRDRFGIPEGRRIVGLLPGSRDGEITAHLPAMLGAARILFRRHPDLHFAVPLAVPALRGRIEAGLTGNSLPMTIVERDRFLLFRGMAAALSASGTATLELALLGVPHVIVYRTSAVTYRIGKRLARVSRIGLPNIVAKETVVPELIQGEANPDAMARQLGPLLADGEHRERVVRRLRSLREALSGPGPSEAVVDMLAEAAGDAWE encoded by the coding sequence TTGACCCGCGCGCGAAAGACGCTGTTCCTCGTCTGCGGGGAGCCGTCCGGAGAGACCTACGCCGTGCGGGTGGTGCGGGAGTTCCGGAAGCGCTTTCCCGGCGCCCCGGTCGAGGGAATCGGCAGCTCCCGACTGGCCTCCGAGGGGGTCCGCCTCCTGCTCGATTACCGGGGGATCTCCGTGGTCGGGCTGACCGAGGTGATCCGCCACCTCCCGGCGGTCGTCGGGGCGCTCCGCTCCGCCGTGAGGCGGGCGACGCGGTCCGACGTGGGGGCGGTGCTCCTGGTCGATTTTCCCGAGTTCAACTTCCGGGTGGGAAAGCGGGCACACCGGGCGGGGATCCCGGTGATCTACTACATCCCGCCACAGCTGTGGGCGTGGCGGCCGGGAAGGGCCCGGGAGCTGGCGCAATTCACGAGAGGGATCGTCGTGCCGTTTCCCTTCGAGGAGGAGATCCTGAGGAGTGCGGGCGCCAATGTCCGGTTCGCCGGGCACCCGATCCTCTGGGAGCTTTCCCCCTACCTGGACGCCGTCCCGGACCGCGACCGGTTCGGGATCCCCGAGGGAAGGCGGATCGTCGGACTATTGCCCGGAAGCCGGGACGGGGAGATCACCGCGCACCTCCCCGCGATGCTCGGCGCGGCCCGGATCCTGTTCCGCCGGCATCCGGACCTCCACTTCGCGGTCCCGCTGGCGGTCCCGGCCCTTCGCGGGAGGATCGAGGCCGGGTTGACGGGGAATTCCCTCCCCATGACAATAGTGGAGCGGGACAGGTTCCTGCTGTTCCGCGGGATGGCGGCCGCCCTCTCGGCGTCCGGGACGGCGACCCTGGAACTGGCCCTTCTCGGGGTTCCGCACGTCATCGTGTACCGCACCTCCGCGGTGACCTACCGGATCGGGAAGCGGCTGGCCAGGGTCTCCCGCATCGGGCTGCCGAACATCGTGGCGAAGGAAACGGTGGTGCCCGAGCTGATCCAGGGCGAGGCGAATCCCGACGCCATGGCGCGGCAGCTGGGGCCGCTGCTCGCGGACGGGGAGCACAGGGAACGGGTCGTCCGGAGGCTGCGGTCGCTGCGGGAGGCGCTCTCGGGCCCGGGGCCGTCGGAAGCGGTCGTCGACATGCTTGCGGAGGCGGCGGGGGACGCATGGGAATGA
- a CDS encoding lipid A export permease/ATP-binding protein MsbA, with product MGMKIYRRMLAYVRPYLSRLFLAMFFMIFVSAFHGAVAFLVKPALDDIFINKDATRLAIIPALVLAVYLLKGVFEFAQSYLMNGVGQRVIRDIRDHLYRHMQSLSLAFYMRHPTGVLMSRVTNDVGLMQGAVTNAVTGLIKDTFSAVFLVGVVFYRDWKLALVALVAFPLAFWPIARFGRKLRKTSIRTQEVTGGLASHLQETISGAKLVKAFGAEEFEVDRFATRNADLYRLSMKVVKVQSLTSPLSEMFAGIGAAAVIFYGGYSVVNGQSTPGNFFSFMTALFMLYEPVKRLSGVNNLIQQGIAAATRVFEVLDTLPDVREKSDAVELAGVRREIAFEQVDFRYSEGGLPILKEISFRTEVGRTVAIVGSTGAGKTTLVDLLPRFYDPAHGAVRIDGIDLRDMRLSSLRSKIGIVGQHTILFNDTIRNNIAYGTPGASQEKIEEAARRANAHPFISRFQEGYDTVVGEQGFKLSGGERQRVAIARALLKDAPILILDEATSALDTESEGVVQEALEMLMRGRTTFVIAHRLSTVRNADVILVIEDGRILEQGNHQELLSRESRYRSFYLKQFEERRSGAEAGRGPA from the coding sequence ATGGGAATGAAAATCTACAGGCGGATGCTCGCGTACGTCCGGCCCTACCTGTCGCGCCTCTTCCTCGCGATGTTCTTCATGATCTTCGTCTCGGCCTTCCACGGCGCCGTCGCCTTCCTGGTGAAACCGGCGCTGGACGATATCTTCATCAACAAGGACGCCACCCGGCTCGCGATCATCCCGGCGCTGGTCCTGGCCGTCTACCTGCTCAAGGGAGTCTTCGAGTTCGCCCAGAGCTACCTGATGAACGGGGTCGGGCAGCGGGTGATCCGCGACATCCGGGACCATCTCTACCGGCACATGCAGTCGCTTTCCCTCGCCTTCTACATGCGGCATCCCACCGGCGTCCTGATGTCCCGCGTGACGAACGACGTCGGGCTCATGCAGGGGGCGGTCACGAACGCGGTCACGGGGCTGATCAAGGACACATTCTCCGCCGTCTTTCTCGTCGGGGTGGTGTTCTACCGGGACTGGAAGCTCGCGCTGGTGGCGTTGGTCGCCTTTCCGCTCGCCTTCTGGCCGATCGCCCGGTTCGGGAGGAAGCTCCGCAAGACGAGCATCCGCACCCAGGAGGTGACCGGGGGACTGGCCTCCCACCTGCAGGAGACGATCAGCGGGGCGAAGCTGGTGAAGGCCTTCGGGGCGGAGGAGTTCGAGGTCGACCGGTTCGCCACCCGGAACGCCGACCTCTACCGGCTGAGCATGAAGGTGGTGAAGGTCCAATCGCTCACCTCCCCCCTCTCGGAGATGTTCGCCGGGATCGGAGCGGCCGCCGTGATCTTCTACGGCGGATACAGCGTAGTGAACGGTCAGAGCACCCCCGGGAACTTCTTCTCCTTCATGACGGCCCTCTTCATGCTCTACGAGCCGGTCAAGCGGCTCTCCGGGGTGAACAACCTGATTCAGCAGGGGATCGCCGCGGCTACCCGGGTCTTCGAGGTCCTCGACACCCTTCCCGACGTGCGGGAGAAGAGCGACGCGGTCGAACTGGCGGGCGTCCGCCGGGAGATCGCCTTCGAGCAGGTCGACTTCCGCTATTCGGAGGGCGGGCTTCCCATCCTGAAGGAGATCAGCTTCCGGACGGAGGTGGGAAGGACGGTGGCGATCGTGGGGTCGACCGGAGCCGGCAAGACGACGCTCGTCGACCTGCTTCCCCGGTTCTACGACCCGGCGCACGGGGCGGTCCGGATCGACGGGATCGACCTGCGGGACATGAGGCTGTCCTCGCTGCGGTCGAAGATCGGGATCGTCGGCCAGCACACGATCCTGTTCAACGACACGATCCGGAACAACATCGCCTACGGGACCCCCGGCGCGTCCCAGGAGAAGATCGAGGAAGCCGCCCGGAGGGCGAACGCCCACCCCTTCATCTCCAGGTTCCAGGAGGGATACGACACGGTCGTCGGGGAGCAGGGGTTCAAGCTTTCCGGAGGGGAGCGTCAGCGGGTGGCGATCGCGCGGGCGCTCCTGAAGGACGCCCCCATCCTGATCCTGGACGAGGCCACTTCGGCGCTGGACACCGAGTCGGAAGGGGTCGTGCAGGAGGCGCTCGAGATGCTGATGCGGGGCCGCACGACCTTCGTGATCGCCCACCGCCTCTCGACGGTCCGGAACGCGGACGTCATTCTCGTGATCGAGGACGGGAGAATCCTGGAGCAGGGGAACCACCAGGAGCTTCTCTCGCGGGAAAGCCGGTACCGCTCGTTTTATCTCAA